In a single window of the Olivibacter sp. SDN3 genome:
- a CDS encoding ABC transporter ATP-binding protein, with translation MNAVTLNAITKSYDKGNVRAVNGVSFEVSKGELFGLIGPDGAGKTSIFRILTTVMLADEGEAFITGHDVRKDYQAIRNCVGYMPGKFSLYQDLTVAENLKFFATIFGTTIDDNYDLIKDIYDQIKPFSNRRAGKLSGGMKQKLALCCALIHKPTVLLLDEPTTGVDVVSRKEFWEMLKKLKEQGITILVSTPYMDEATLCERIALIQNGKILSVDTPENIIRSYPTKLYAAKSSEIYRLLRDYREFEAIDSSYASGEYLHITLKESQNNGVSQLRDYAHEKGHLQIVVEEITPNIEDSFIRLMQSKIE, from the coding sequence ATGAATGCTGTTACATTAAATGCTATTACTAAGTCTTACGATAAGGGAAATGTTCGGGCGGTAAACGGTGTGTCTTTCGAGGTTAGTAAAGGTGAATTGTTCGGACTTATTGGTCCGGATGGCGCCGGAAAAACGTCTATATTCCGTATACTAACAACGGTAATGTTAGCGGATGAAGGGGAGGCGTTTATTACTGGACACGATGTGCGTAAGGATTATCAAGCCATTCGTAATTGCGTTGGTTATATGCCGGGAAAATTTTCGCTTTATCAAGACTTAACCGTAGCGGAAAACCTAAAGTTTTTTGCGACTATTTTTGGCACCACAATAGATGATAATTATGACCTGATTAAAGATATTTATGATCAGATCAAACCATTTAGTAACAGGCGGGCCGGAAAGCTGTCGGGAGGAATGAAACAGAAACTAGCCCTGTGTTGTGCACTCATTCACAAACCGACTGTTTTGCTCCTAGATGAACCTACTACGGGTGTAGATGTGGTATCGCGTAAAGAATTTTGGGAGATGCTGAAAAAACTTAAGGAGCAAGGTATCACTATTCTGGTATCTACACCTTACATGGATGAAGCCACCCTTTGCGAACGCATTGCATTAATTCAAAACGGAAAGATCTTATCGGTTGATACGCCAGAAAATATCATACGATCTTATCCAACAAAGCTGTACGCCGCAAAGTCGAGTGAGATCTACCGGCTGTTGCGCGACTATAGGGAATTTGAGGCCATTGATAGTAGCTATGCGTCTGGAGAATACTTACATATTACGTTGAAAGAATCGCAAAACAATGGTGTCTCGCAGCTGCGAGATTATGCACATGAGAAAGGTCACCTGCAAATAGTGGTAGAGGAAATTACCCCGAATATAGAAGATAGTTTTATTCGATTAATGCAATCTAAAATTGAATAG
- a CDS encoding HlyD family secretion protein has translation MRTLIFIMGLTAVTFSCRDTGLPYDASGAFEAVETIVSAETAGVIKELSLEEGQELSIGQVVGYVDTMQLYLKKKQLEAQVAAILSKQPNIATEIASLQEELNHAKIEQERLTRLVQADAATPKQLDDAIAQVNIIRKRLEAQQSSLGITATSLKEETTPLYFQMEQTNDQLTKSRIVNPVKGLVLSKYVEANEMVTVGKPIYRIADLSTVILRAYVTGDKYTRLKIGEQVKVQVDENEQDYRTFDGVIEWISDKAEFTPKAIQTKNERANLVYATKIRVKNDGTLKIGMYGQVLLAHDTR, from the coding sequence ATGAGAACGCTTATTTTTATAATGGGTTTAACCGCCGTTACTTTCTCTTGTAGGGATACGGGCCTTCCCTATGACGCCTCAGGTGCATTTGAGGCAGTTGAAACAATAGTATCAGCAGAAACTGCTGGAGTGATAAAGGAACTGTCCTTGGAAGAAGGGCAGGAGTTATCAATTGGCCAGGTAGTTGGCTATGTTGATACCATGCAGTTATATCTTAAGAAGAAACAATTGGAGGCTCAGGTTGCCGCTATCTTAAGTAAGCAACCAAATATTGCTACTGAAATAGCTAGTTTGCAGGAAGAACTGAACCATGCAAAAATTGAGCAAGAGCGACTAACTCGCCTAGTTCAAGCCGATGCTGCAACTCCGAAACAACTGGATGATGCAATTGCGCAGGTGAATATTATCCGAAAACGCTTGGAAGCACAGCAATCGTCTTTAGGAATAACAGCTACGAGCTTAAAAGAAGAAACAACACCATTGTATTTTCAAATGGAACAAACCAACGATCAGTTGACAAAAAGTAGGATCGTTAATCCCGTAAAAGGATTGGTGCTGAGCAAATATGTAGAAGCAAACGAAATGGTTACCGTCGGAAAACCTATCTATAGAATTGCTGATTTGTCAACGGTAATTTTGAGAGCATATGTTACAGGCGATAAATATACGCGATTGAAAATTGGAGAACAGGTGAAAGTTCAAGTGGATGAAAATGAGCAGGATTATAGAACATTCGATGGTGTTATCGAATGGATTAGCGATAAGGCGGAATTTACACCTAAAGCGATTCAAACAAAAAATGAACGGGCTAACTTGGTATATGCCACTAAAATACGTGTAAAAAATGATGGTACTTTAAAAATAGGGATGTATGGTCAGGTGCTACTTGCTCATGATACGAGGTGA
- a CDS encoding TolC family protein → MKGFIVISLLLLPVVFVQAQQEAILTLEECYELAKSNYPLIKKRELINRSKGYSIENAAKAQLPQLNINGQATYQSAVTEIPLSMPGVEIPQLTKDQYRIYGEVNQSIYDGGTIRQEKESIRISAALQEQSLEVELYKLKERVNQLFFGVLMVDEHLMQNQLMEADIKLGLKKVKAAIKNGAALKSEADILEAERLKVIQRGIELVANRKAYMEMLGMFVNTRLDGNVALEKPTPSITPATINRPELALYDFQLQHIAIQENFINARNKPKVDFFFQGGYGRPALNILNPGFEAYYIGGVRLSWNIAGWYTSKKEKAILQNNRLEVASEKETFLFNTQHKVRQEQAEIDRYQQLLRSDDEIIELRSRIKTSSFAQLENGVINTSDYLRELNAEDQARTNKILHEIQLLYAQHSNLNTTGN, encoded by the coding sequence ATGAAGGGTTTTATAGTCATAAGTTTATTATTGCTACCCGTAGTATTTGTCCAAGCGCAACAGGAAGCGATACTTACTTTGGAGGAGTGCTATGAACTGGCAAAGAGCAATTATCCATTGATAAAAAAGAGAGAACTGATCAATAGAAGCAAAGGTTATTCTATAGAAAATGCAGCGAAAGCACAGTTGCCTCAGTTAAATATCAATGGGCAGGCAACCTATCAATCGGCCGTGACAGAAATTCCGCTGTCAATGCCCGGCGTTGAAATTCCGCAGTTAACGAAAGATCAGTATCGAATTTACGGCGAAGTAAACCAATCTATTTACGACGGTGGTACAATCAGACAGGAGAAGGAAAGTATCCGGATAAGCGCTGCTCTTCAGGAGCAAAGTTTGGAAGTCGAACTATACAAATTGAAGGAACGCGTCAATCAACTATTTTTCGGTGTGCTCATGGTTGATGAGCATCTGATGCAGAATCAATTAATGGAAGCTGATATAAAGTTGGGGCTTAAAAAGGTGAAAGCCGCTATAAAGAACGGTGCCGCTTTGAAAAGTGAAGCAGATATTTTGGAAGCTGAAAGACTGAAGGTGATTCAACGTGGCATCGAATTGGTGGCCAATCGTAAAGCTTATATGGAGATGCTGGGAATGTTCGTAAACACAAGGTTAGATGGCAATGTGGCTTTAGAGAAGCCAACCCCATCGATAACACCAGCTACTATTAATAGGCCTGAGCTCGCTCTCTACGATTTTCAATTGCAGCACATAGCTATTCAGGAAAACTTTATAAATGCACGTAATAAGCCAAAGGTAGACTTTTTCTTCCAGGGGGGCTATGGTAGACCGGCCCTGAATATTTTAAACCCCGGCTTTGAGGCTTATTATATCGGCGGTGTTCGCCTAAGTTGGAATATAGCTGGATGGTATACATCCAAAAAGGAGAAAGCAATCTTACAGAATAATCGTTTAGAAGTTGCATCTGAAAAAGAAACGTTTTTATTCAACACACAACATAAGGTGCGTCAGGAACAAGCGGAGATTGATCGTTATCAGCAACTGCTAAGGTCGGATGACGAAATTATTGAATTGCGTAGTCGCATAAAAACGAGCTCATTCGCGCAACTTGAAAATGGGGTAATTAACACAAGTGATTATTTACGGGAATTAAATGCCGAAGACCAAGCGCGAACAAATAAGATCCTGCATGAAATTCAGCTGTTATATGCGCAACACAGTAATCTTAATACTACTGGAAATTAA
- a CDS encoding TetR/AcrR family transcriptional regulator translates to MAKEKKDVSTEEKIKEAARVVFTKKGFAATRTRDIAEEAGLNLALLNYYFRSKEKLFHIVMDEKFEQFFGMIIRILNNEDTSLEEKIYAVANDYIDMLLANPDLPIFVLSEIKNNPTMFSDRIAGKLMASTFFRQLNAVRTDINVFHFILNLLSMIIFPVLAQPVISQMDVLKDKAFANFILERKKLIPLWFNTMLHTK, encoded by the coding sequence ATGGCAAAGGAAAAGAAAGATGTCTCTACAGAGGAAAAGATTAAAGAAGCTGCTCGGGTGGTTTTTACCAAAAAGGGTTTTGCAGCCACGCGCACCAGAGATATCGCTGAAGAAGCCGGATTGAATTTAGCGTTGCTGAATTATTACTTTCGAAGCAAGGAAAAATTGTTTCATATAGTAATGGACGAAAAATTTGAACAGTTCTTTGGTATGATCATACGTATATTGAATAATGAAGATACATCTCTGGAAGAAAAAATATATGCTGTAGCGAATGATTATATAGATATGCTGTTGGCAAATCCAGATTTACCCATATTTGTGCTTAGTGAAATAAAAAATAATCCAACGATGTTTAGCGATAGAATCGCAGGTAAACTGATGGCATCTACGTTTTTTAGGCAGTTAAATGCGGTTCGAACAGATATCAATGTGTTTCATTTTATATTGAATTTGTTAAGTATGATCATTTTTCCGGTGTTGGCGCAACCGGTTATTTCCCAGATGGACGTATTAAAAGATAAAGCCTTTGCCAACTTTATCCTGGAGCGAAAAAAATTGATACCCCTCTGGTTTAACACTATGTTACATACTAAATAG
- a CDS encoding cold shock domain-containing protein: MELGVIKWFNNLKGFGVADTIDGQVFIHIKSFKVKPANIENRSIVLFKKRIDPKSQNTVAIHSRLIGAEHDWDIIATYALKTLAFRKTTKPTGHYDAHLAEIAALQYLNGKSKDQILNSIKIYYANHLADRDFISYCEFLEKVFTRSMGIDKRNELLTLLYNYFGESINERKLFYVWKAMKFGYIGYTDADDFEIPEQVLYSFSEQIDASDLIRIHAYSYGESFCKELIDRKLDDTKKLSTEEIKKYEMLSHVKFSKE; encoded by the coding sequence ATGGAGCTAGGTGTAATAAAGTGGTTTAACAATTTAAAAGGTTTTGGCGTAGCAGATACCATCGATGGGCAGGTGTTTATTCATATAAAAAGCTTCAAGGTTAAACCTGCTAATATTGAGAATAGAAGTATTGTATTATTCAAAAAAAGAATAGATCCCAAAAGTCAGAATACCGTAGCTATCCATTCGAGGTTAATAGGAGCAGAACACGATTGGGATATTATAGCTACCTATGCACTAAAAACATTAGCCTTTAGAAAAACAACTAAACCTACAGGACATTATGATGCTCATTTAGCAGAAATAGCTGCTTTGCAATACCTCAATGGAAAATCTAAAGACCAGATCCTGAATTCAATTAAAATCTATTATGCTAATCACCTAGCAGACCGGGACTTTATTTCTTATTGTGAATTTCTCGAAAAAGTATTTACCCGGAGCATGGGTATTGACAAGCGAAATGAACTGTTAACGCTACTGTATAATTACTTCGGCGAAAGCATCAATGAACGTAAGCTTTTTTATGTATGGAAAGCGATGAAGTTTGGTTATATCGGTTATACCGATGCTGACGATTTTGAGATTCCGGAACAAGTGCTTTACTCGTTTTCAGAGCAGATAGATGCATCAGACCTCATACGTATACATGCCTATAGTTATGGCGAGAGCTTCTGTAAGGAGCTTATAGACAGAAAGTTGGACGACACAAAGAAACTATCTACTGAAGAGATAAAAAAATATGAAATGTTAAGCCACGTTAAATTTTCCAAAGAGTAA